A portion of the Juglans microcarpa x Juglans regia isolate MS1-56 chromosome 1D, Jm3101_v1.0, whole genome shotgun sequence genome contains these proteins:
- the LOC121241650 gene encoding LOW QUALITY PROTEIN: squamosa promoter-binding-like protein 7 (The sequence of the model RefSeq protein was modified relative to this genomic sequence to represent the inferred CDS: inserted 1 base in 1 codon) codes for METPPLQRSPKPTVSEQMEAVHPTVAEEDPSSSLWDFGDLLDFNVDEHFSISLDHDHHHDPPPFSPEVLELPPEDPDDSTNSRIRKRDPRLICSNFLAGRVPCACPELDEKMEMEESAPGKKRVRTARTSTRTPRAAARCQVPGCEADISELKGYHRRHRVCLRCAHASSVVLDGDAKRYCQQCGKFHILSDFDEGKRSCRRKLERHNNRRRRKPGDSKVAVENEPQGLMQTEDVPCDVVYDVDGLYWSSPIAETEAALESEDGQVTTLGSALDFQNIPTDTVASFVASGETQTQGGKDNTKCSPSPLYYDNKTPYSSLCPTGRISFKLYDWNPAEFPRRLRHQIFQWLSSMPVELEGYIRPGCTILTFFVAMPKFMWVKLSEDPISYLHDFVVAPGRMLSGRGTILVFINDMIFQVMKGRPYVMKVEVEVKVPRLHYVHPICFEAGKPLQFVTCGSNLLQSKLRFLVSFAGKYLTDDYCVAPLHGQTEXDSASSCNHQLYKIHVPQTEPDLFGPAFVEVENESGLSNFIPILIGDKETCAEMEILQQRFDASLFLKGSEIAAIGPLTDLCDFSALRQSTFAEFLLDIAWLLKDPASENFQKPITASQIQRFNNILSFLICNDSTTILEKLLKKLKIVLNNLKFDSIVNGTFDADLSLLKKYTDNAREILRKKHKKRESSVLQSGSVPKGNSISQSASEDNALSVNGQDTEIIANAKVGALTCSASSGRSETVPLLNREVVMNVKHLKEWPRKSCSHIGSGTVFRSRPSIFIISFAAVCLGICAVLLHPHKVGQFAVSMRRCLLDRI; via the exons ATGGAAACTCCTCCGCTTCAACGATCTCCAAAACCTACGGTTTCGGAGCAAATGGAGGCGGTGCACCCCACGGTGGCCGAAGAAGACCCGTCCTCTTCTCTCTGGGACTTCGGTGACCTCCTTGACTTCAACGTAGATGAGCACTTTTCCATCTCCCTGGACCACGATCACCACCACGACCCGCCGCCGTTCTCTCCTGAGGTTCTTGAACTTCCGCCAGAGGATCCAGATGATTCGACTAATAGTCGTATCCGAAAACGTGATCCGAGGCTGATATGCTCCAATTTCTTGGCGGGTCGGGTCCCCTGCGCGTGCCCGGAATTGGACGAAAAGATGGAGATGGAAGAGAGCGCGCCCGGGAAGAAGCGGGTCCGGACGGCGCGGACATCGACCCGGACCCCTCGGGCTGCGGCTAGGTGCCAGGTCCCCGGGTGCGAGGCCGATATTAGCGAGCTCAAAGGGTATCACCGCAGGCATAGGGTTTGCCTGCGGTGCGCCCATGCGAGCTCGGTTGTGCTTGATGGAGACGCTAAGAGATATTGCCAGCAGTGCGGCAA GTTTCACATCTTATCAGATTTTGATGAAGGTAAACGCAGTTGTCGAAGAAAATTAGAGCGCCACAACAATAGACGGCGAAGGAAGCCTGGTGATTCTAAAGTTGCAGTGGAAAATGAACCTCAAGGGCTCATGCAGACTGAAGATGTCCCTTGTGATG TTGTCTATGATGTAGATGGTCTATACTGGAGCAGCCCAATAGCTGAAACGGAAGCAGCCTTGGAGTCTGAAGATGGACAAGTAACCACTCTTGGCTCGGCTCTTGATTTCCAGAACATCCCTACTGATACCGTTGCATCTTTTGTGGCTTCCGGCGAAACCCAAACGCAAGGGGGGAAAGATAATACCAAATGTTCACCATCTCCATTGTACTATGACAATAAGACGCCTTACTCATCTCTG TGTCCAACAGGTCGGATCTCATTTAAGCTTTATGATTGGAATCCAGCAGAATTCCCCAGAAGACTGCGGCACCAA ATATTCCAATGGCTGTCCAGTATGCCTGTCGAGTTGGAGGGTTATATTCGCCCTGGATGTACGATATTAACTTTCTTTGTTGCAATGCCAAAATTTATGTGGGTGAAG TTATCTGAAGATCCCATATCATATCTCCATGACTTTGTTGTTGCCCCCGGAAGGATGCTATCTGGAAGAGGAACTATACTTGTTTTTATCAATGACATGATTTTTCAGGTTATGAAAG GTAGACCTTATGTGATGAAAGTTGAGGTGGAGGTGAAAGTGCCAAGGCTTCACTATGTTCATCCTATATGTTTTGAGGCTGGAAAGCCCCTGCAGTTTGTCACTTGTGGAAGTAATTTACTACAATCTAAATTGCG GTTTCTTGTATCTTTTGCCGGAAAGTATCTTACAGATGATTATTGTGTGGCACCTCTCCATGGTCAGACTG GGGATTCTGCTTCTAGTTGTAACCACCAGTTATACAAGATACACGTTCCCCAAACTGAACCAGATCTCTTTGGTCCTGCCTTTGTTGAG gttgagaaTGAGTCTGGCTTGTCGAACTTCATTCCAATACTCATTGGGGACAAAGAAACTTGTGCTGAAATGGAGATATTACAGCAGAGGTTTGATGCTTCTCTTTTCCTGAAAGGATCAGAGATTGCGGCTATTGGCCCTCTGACTGACTTGTGTGATTTTTCTGCATTGAGACAGTCGACATTTGCCGAATTTCTTTTAGATATAGCATGGTTACTTAAGGATCCTGCATCAGAAAACTTTCAAAAGCCTATCACTGCTTCACAGATTCaaagatttaataatattttgagcTTTCTGATATGTAATGACTCTACTACGATTTTGGAGAAACTGTTGAAGAAACTGAAGATTGTGTTAAATAACTTGAAATTTGACAGCATAGTTAATGGCACCTTTGATGCTGATTTGAGCTTACTAAAAAAGTACACTGACAATGCGAGAGAGATTCTTCgtaaaaaacataagaaaaggGAAAGTTCAGTGCTGCAATCAGGATCTGTACCAAAAGGGAATTCTATTTCTCAAAGTGCTTCCGAAGATAATGCACTCTCGGTCAATGGCCAG GATACAGAGATAATAGCAAATGCTAAGGTGGGAGCACTGACATGCTCAGCTTCTAGTGGTAGAAGTGAAACTGTTCCCCTGTTGAATAGAGAGGTTGTCATGAATGTTAAACATTTAAAGGAATGGCCAAGAAAGTCATGCAGTCACATTGGTTCTGGGACAGTCTTCCGCTCTCGCCCTAGtatattcataatttcatttgcCGCTGTTTGTTTAGGGATATGTGCTGTTCTCCTCCATCCTCACAAGGTTGGACAATTTGCTGTATCTATGCGGAGGTGTTTGCTGGACAGAATCTAG
- the LOC121241873 gene encoding sugar transporter ERD6-like 16 isoform X2, translated as MAIGQYNHADNGQVNGLEDLEQPFIRREKDVGYGNNKPDKRVESGSIGMVLLSTFVAVSGSFEFGSCYSMFGSILTIGAMLGAVTSGRIADFIGRKGAMRMSAGFCIAGWLAVYFSRGAFPLDMGRLFTGYGIGVFSYVVPIFIAEIAPKNLRGGLTTLNQLMIVIGSSVAFLMGTVITWRTLALTGLVPCIFLLVGLCFVPESPRWLAKVGHEKEFQVALQRLRGKDADITCEASEILDNIETLQTLQKVKLMDLFQSKHIRSVTIGTALMIFQQFGGINGISFYASETFASAGLSSTKIGTIAYACVQVPITVVGAILMDKSGRRPLIMISATGTFLGCFLAGTSFVLKSHSIWPEWVAILAVGGVLIYIASFSIGLGAVPWVIMSEIFPIHVKGAAGSLVVLVNWLGAWAVSYTFNFLMSWSASGTKIKSPTLEQNKRHSVCTVVQLMTFITPLFDFSFFFFFFSRHFFHLLCIFCDDCSFCGEVSPRNQRKNTRRNSSKHQLIEKKKG; from the exons ATGGCAATTGGGCAGTATAACCATGCTGATAATGGTCAAGTTAATGGCCTTGAAGATTTGGAGCAGCCATTCATCCGGCGAGAAAAAGATGTTGGATATGGAAATAATAAACCTGATAAGCGTGTTGAAAGCGGATCCATTGGGATGGTTTTGCTTAGCACATTTGTTGCTGTCAGCGGCTCTTTCGAATTTGGATCGTGT TATTCCATGTTTGGCTCCATATTAACGATTGGTGCAATGCTTGGTGCTGTCACAAGTGGTAGGATTGCAGACTTCATTGGTCGAAAAGGG GCAATGAGGATGTCAGCTGGTTTCTGCATTGCAGGATGGCTTGCTGTATATTTCTCTAGA GGAGCTTTTCCCCTTGACATGGGAAGGTTATTCACAGGATATGGAATTGGAGTTTTCTCCTATGTG GTGCCAATATTTATTGCTGAAATAGCGCCTAAGAATCTTCGTGGAGGTCTCACAACATTGAATCAG CTCATGATTGTCATTGGATCCTCAGTAGCATTCCTAATGGGAACAGTCATAACATGGAGAACACTTGCTTTGACTG GACTTGTTCCATGCATTTTCCTGCTTGTGGGTCTGTGCTTTGTACCCGAGTCTCCCAGATGGCTG GCAAAGGTTGGCCATGAGAAAGAGTTTCAAGTTGCACTACAGAGACTTCGTGGCAAAGATGCCGACATTACTTGTGAAGCTTCTGAAATTCTA GATAATATCGAAACTCTTCAGACTcttcaaaaagttaaattgatGGACTTGTTCCAAAGCAAACATATTCGCTCTGTGACT ATTGGAACTGCATTGATGATATTTCAACAATTTGGAGGAATAAATGGAATAAGTTTCTATGCAAGTGAAACCTTTGCATCAGCTG GACTTTCTTCAACCAAAATTGGAACCATAGCTTATGCTTGTGTTCAG GTTCCAATAACTGTAGTGGGAGCAATATTAATGGACAAATCTGGGAGAAGGCCACTTATAATG ATTTCTGCAACAGGGACATTTCTAGGCTGCTTTCTAGCAGGAACTTCTTTCGTTCTCAAG AGCCACAGCATATGGCCTGAGTGGGTGGCAATATTAGCTGTTGGTGGGGTGCTG ATATACATAGCATCTTTCTCTATTGGACTGGGAGCAGTCCCTTGGGTGATTATGTCTGAG ATTTTCCCAATTCATGTGAAGGGGGCTGCTGGGAGCTTGGTGGTGTTGGTCAATTGGTTGGGTGCTTGGGCAGTTTCCTATACATTCAACTTTCTAATGAGCTGGAGTGCTTCAGGTACAAAAATAAAGTCCCCAACAttggaacaaaacaaaaggcATTCAG TTTGCACTGTTGTTCAACTGATGACTTTTATCACTcctttatttgatttttctttcttcttcttcttcttttccaggCACTTTTTTCATCTACTCTGCATTTTCTGTGATGACTGTTCTTTTTGTGGCGAAGTTAGTCCCAGAAACCAAAGGAAAAACACTAGAAGAAATTCAAGCAAGCATCAACTcatagaaaagaagaaaggctAA
- the LOC121241873 gene encoding sugar transporter ERD6-like 16 isoform X1, translating into MAIGQYNHADNGQVNGLEDLEQPFIRREKDVGYGNNKPDKRVESGSIGMVLLSTFVAVSGSFEFGSCVGYSAPTQSAIREDLKLSLAEYSMFGSILTIGAMLGAVTSGRIADFIGRKGAMRMSAGFCIAGWLAVYFSRGAFPLDMGRLFTGYGIGVFSYVVPIFIAEIAPKNLRGGLTTLNQLMIVIGSSVAFLMGTVITWRTLALTGLVPCIFLLVGLCFVPESPRWLAKVGHEKEFQVALQRLRGKDADITCEASEILDNIETLQTLQKVKLMDLFQSKHIRSVTIGTALMIFQQFGGINGISFYASETFASAGLSSTKIGTIAYACVQVPITVVGAILMDKSGRRPLIMISATGTFLGCFLAGTSFVLKSHSIWPEWVAILAVGGVLIYIASFSIGLGAVPWVIMSEIFPIHVKGAAGSLVVLVNWLGAWAVSYTFNFLMSWSASGTKIKSPTLEQNKRHSVCTVVQLMTFITPLFDFSFFFFFFSRHFFHLLCIFCDDCSFCGEVSPRNQRKNTRRNSSKHQLIEKKKG; encoded by the exons ATGGCAATTGGGCAGTATAACCATGCTGATAATGGTCAAGTTAATGGCCTTGAAGATTTGGAGCAGCCATTCATCCGGCGAGAAAAAGATGTTGGATATGGAAATAATAAACCTGATAAGCGTGTTGAAAGCGGATCCATTGGGATGGTTTTGCTTAGCACATTTGTTGCTGTCAGCGGCTCTTTCGAATTTGGATCGTGT GTGGGCTATTCAGCACCCACTCAATCTGCTATCAGGGAAGATCTTAAACTCTCTCTAGCCGAG TATTCCATGTTTGGCTCCATATTAACGATTGGTGCAATGCTTGGTGCTGTCACAAGTGGTAGGATTGCAGACTTCATTGGTCGAAAAGGG GCAATGAGGATGTCAGCTGGTTTCTGCATTGCAGGATGGCTTGCTGTATATTTCTCTAGA GGAGCTTTTCCCCTTGACATGGGAAGGTTATTCACAGGATATGGAATTGGAGTTTTCTCCTATGTG GTGCCAATATTTATTGCTGAAATAGCGCCTAAGAATCTTCGTGGAGGTCTCACAACATTGAATCAG CTCATGATTGTCATTGGATCCTCAGTAGCATTCCTAATGGGAACAGTCATAACATGGAGAACACTTGCTTTGACTG GACTTGTTCCATGCATTTTCCTGCTTGTGGGTCTGTGCTTTGTACCCGAGTCTCCCAGATGGCTG GCAAAGGTTGGCCATGAGAAAGAGTTTCAAGTTGCACTACAGAGACTTCGTGGCAAAGATGCCGACATTACTTGTGAAGCTTCTGAAATTCTA GATAATATCGAAACTCTTCAGACTcttcaaaaagttaaattgatGGACTTGTTCCAAAGCAAACATATTCGCTCTGTGACT ATTGGAACTGCATTGATGATATTTCAACAATTTGGAGGAATAAATGGAATAAGTTTCTATGCAAGTGAAACCTTTGCATCAGCTG GACTTTCTTCAACCAAAATTGGAACCATAGCTTATGCTTGTGTTCAG GTTCCAATAACTGTAGTGGGAGCAATATTAATGGACAAATCTGGGAGAAGGCCACTTATAATG ATTTCTGCAACAGGGACATTTCTAGGCTGCTTTCTAGCAGGAACTTCTTTCGTTCTCAAG AGCCACAGCATATGGCCTGAGTGGGTGGCAATATTAGCTGTTGGTGGGGTGCTG ATATACATAGCATCTTTCTCTATTGGACTGGGAGCAGTCCCTTGGGTGATTATGTCTGAG ATTTTCCCAATTCATGTGAAGGGGGCTGCTGGGAGCTTGGTGGTGTTGGTCAATTGGTTGGGTGCTTGGGCAGTTTCCTATACATTCAACTTTCTAATGAGCTGGAGTGCTTCAGGTACAAAAATAAAGTCCCCAACAttggaacaaaacaaaaggcATTCAG TTTGCACTGTTGTTCAACTGATGACTTTTATCACTcctttatttgatttttctttcttcttcttcttcttttccaggCACTTTTTTCATCTACTCTGCATTTTCTGTGATGACTGTTCTTTTTGTGGCGAAGTTAGTCCCAGAAACCAAAGGAAAAACACTAGAAGAAATTCAAGCAAGCATCAACTcatagaaaagaagaaaggctAA
- the LOC121241873 gene encoding sugar transporter ERD6-like 16 isoform X3: protein MAIGQYNHADNGQVNGLEDLEQPFIRREKDVGYGNNKPDKRVESGSIGMVLLSTFVAVSGSFEFGSCVGYSAPTQSAIREDLKLSLAEYSMFGSILTIGAMLGAVTSGRIADFIGRKGAMRMSAGFCIAGWLAVYFSRGAFPLDMGRLFTGYGIGVFSYVVPIFIAEIAPKNLRGGLTTLNQLMIVIGSSVAFLMGTVITWRTLALTGLVPCIFLLVGLCFVPESPRWLAKVGHEKEFQVALQRLRGKDADITCEASEILDNIETLQTLQKVKLMDLFQSKHIRSVTIGTALMIFQQFGGINGISFYASETFASAGLSSTKIGTIAYACVQVPITVVGAILMDKSGRRPLIMISATGTFLGCFLAGTSFVLKSHSIWPEWVAILAVGGVLIYIASFSIGLGAVPWVIMSEIFPIHVKGAAGSLVVLVNWLGAWAVSYTFNFLMSWSASGTFFIYSAFSVMTVLFVAKLVPETKGKTLEEIQASINS, encoded by the exons ATGGCAATTGGGCAGTATAACCATGCTGATAATGGTCAAGTTAATGGCCTTGAAGATTTGGAGCAGCCATTCATCCGGCGAGAAAAAGATGTTGGATATGGAAATAATAAACCTGATAAGCGTGTTGAAAGCGGATCCATTGGGATGGTTTTGCTTAGCACATTTGTTGCTGTCAGCGGCTCTTTCGAATTTGGATCGTGT GTGGGCTATTCAGCACCCACTCAATCTGCTATCAGGGAAGATCTTAAACTCTCTCTAGCCGAG TATTCCATGTTTGGCTCCATATTAACGATTGGTGCAATGCTTGGTGCTGTCACAAGTGGTAGGATTGCAGACTTCATTGGTCGAAAAGGG GCAATGAGGATGTCAGCTGGTTTCTGCATTGCAGGATGGCTTGCTGTATATTTCTCTAGA GGAGCTTTTCCCCTTGACATGGGAAGGTTATTCACAGGATATGGAATTGGAGTTTTCTCCTATGTG GTGCCAATATTTATTGCTGAAATAGCGCCTAAGAATCTTCGTGGAGGTCTCACAACATTGAATCAG CTCATGATTGTCATTGGATCCTCAGTAGCATTCCTAATGGGAACAGTCATAACATGGAGAACACTTGCTTTGACTG GACTTGTTCCATGCATTTTCCTGCTTGTGGGTCTGTGCTTTGTACCCGAGTCTCCCAGATGGCTG GCAAAGGTTGGCCATGAGAAAGAGTTTCAAGTTGCACTACAGAGACTTCGTGGCAAAGATGCCGACATTACTTGTGAAGCTTCTGAAATTCTA GATAATATCGAAACTCTTCAGACTcttcaaaaagttaaattgatGGACTTGTTCCAAAGCAAACATATTCGCTCTGTGACT ATTGGAACTGCATTGATGATATTTCAACAATTTGGAGGAATAAATGGAATAAGTTTCTATGCAAGTGAAACCTTTGCATCAGCTG GACTTTCTTCAACCAAAATTGGAACCATAGCTTATGCTTGTGTTCAG GTTCCAATAACTGTAGTGGGAGCAATATTAATGGACAAATCTGGGAGAAGGCCACTTATAATG ATTTCTGCAACAGGGACATTTCTAGGCTGCTTTCTAGCAGGAACTTCTTTCGTTCTCAAG AGCCACAGCATATGGCCTGAGTGGGTGGCAATATTAGCTGTTGGTGGGGTGCTG ATATACATAGCATCTTTCTCTATTGGACTGGGAGCAGTCCCTTGGGTGATTATGTCTGAG ATTTTCCCAATTCATGTGAAGGGGGCTGCTGGGAGCTTGGTGGTGTTGGTCAATTGGTTGGGTGCTTGGGCAGTTTCCTATACATTCAACTTTCTAATGAGCTGGAGTGCTTCAG gCACTTTTTTCATCTACTCTGCATTTTCTGTGATGACTGTTCTTTTTGTGGCGAAGTTAGTCCCAGAAACCAAAGGAAAAACACTAGAAGAAATTCAAGCAAGCATCAACTcatag
- the LOC121242430 gene encoding uncharacterized protein LOC121242430, protein MASSTAKVSFRVIMFVLLLLLLFYVGRPLYWKISATIHDIRHNKQTVKQGLSQIVLEAQKSVGWYHDESDSGVQEERAGSKTTTRRIFQRKLL, encoded by the exons ATGGCATCATCAACGGCTAAGGTTTCGTTCCGTGTAATCATGTTCGTCCTCTTGCTCCTCCTCCTTTTCTACGTGGGTCGCCCTCTCTACTGGAAAATCTCCGCCACGATCCACGACATCCGCCACAACAAACAGACCGTCAAACAAG GTCTTTCCCAGATCGTCCTCGAGGCCCAGAAATCCGTCGGCTGGTACCACGACGAGTCCGACTCGGGTGTTCAAGAAGAACGTGCAGGGAGCAAAACGACGACTCGTCGTATTTTTCAGCGTAAGCTTTTGTGA